The Arachis ipaensis cultivar K30076 chromosome B07, Araip1.1, whole genome shotgun sequence genomic interval attagggtttgtagcattttatacttcaagtttgattttggattatagcaatttcattgtaagtatctctttaaTCTCTCTTTTATTATaccacttgttctacacttttttttaattttcatttctcttgtcaatatatacatagttttgcaattttggatttctagttggttaatttgatatttgatgattattgcatgtttgtttgagttgcttttatttattttgatcatttgtggttcatagctttcattattttcccaattttgccatATTTTATGATTATGCATATtagatgtttgatgaaatgccaattttgattatggggtaatttccaccccttggcttggggaaaaacgagtatatggattactagagccataatgtccaacatttagtgataattcttgggttgttagttgttattgttttcactaacgctagctttttaccaattaatttggtaagttaactagaatttgtggattaataacaattatgctcacttgacttatccttcgatgttaagggttgacttagtgagattaatccatcacaattatcatagttgtggttatggcaaggaagggattccatgactcatcccaagtcaaggtttcatttatgttttgaatcacttttccatcactttatagtattacttgtttatattacatacatagttcttttatccctttattagtttattaattgcaattttgtcttgttctttcaTCTCTTTATTATTTGCATTCAATAATTGAAAACTCATTGtttctcacaaccaaaattgtatgcactcattggcattagttcctagggagaacgacccgggtgtctaaatactctcggttataattGTGTTTTGATTGTGACATATTCTTTGGATTAAACATTTGAttatgagaattcattgttggtttagactatgctaCTAATGAATTGATCCTTGTTTCAATTGATTCTAAACCGGCAATAATTATCTCGTTATCAGAGGGTAAGGTAGTAGTCAATCTTATGTGCATAGCGAGTTTCATCTTAACGAAGGCTAACTTGTTGGCTAATATGTTTTGGGACGATGGAGACAATCAGATAGATTATCAGTATTTTGTGAATATATTACCTTTCGACGGGCGATATTCTTTAGTTCAAACAATTACAACTAGACTATAATCTTTGGTTTTGGGCTAATTTTAGATGAGAGTTTAAGATCATACAAGTGGTTACTCAAAAATTTTCTTGATGTATCTACAACAAGAAGCCGTCGATGGTAGTCACAAGTTGTGAGTCAATGGAAGTTGTGATTAAGGCTATTTTTCCTAAAGCTACCAACCAACTTTGTGCATGGCATATGGAGAAGAATGTGACTAGTAATGTGAAAGACGATGAGTTGCATGAACTTTTCAATAAGTGACTTTATGCAAATGTGGAAATTGAAGAATTTGAGACAACATGGGAAGCATCGATGTATGAGTATGAAATAGGTCACAACTTTTGGTGTAATGAGACTTATGATCACAGACGTATGTGGGCTAATGCATACCTCGACAATAATTATATGCTGGGTTTCATACAACTTCTAGATGCAAATGAATAATTGCTAATGTGAAAAATTTATTAAGTGGAGGAATAACATTCTTGAAATGTTACAAACTCTTGAATTGGTTATACGAGAGTACAGGAATAACGAGCTAGTTGCTAAGTTTAAATCGATTATGCATGGATTTTTGGTGTTAACCACTTGcttggtgtaacaccctaccacacagagttttatgcttaagtttgtaaatcagaggtggtgaggtattacgacctctaaaagtaaaaatgtGTACATAGGCATATATGAAAAGaagtttaactaggagccttgaagaaaaagttgaacaaaataaaactagaaagtcGCATCACACTCAAATGGTTAAGCGTAAAAGAAAATAGATAACAACATACAGAAAAGATAAAGTATATAGATGAAGTTCCAAAAAGATACAAGTAGCAAGCTCTTAACTCGACCTGTGAAGTAAAGGTCGGCCAGAGTATAGATATACATATATGCAACCCAAAAGTTTACCAAAAGACAAAATGTAAATCCTATTTCTCGAAGTCAACCCTCTAGGAGGGAtaaaatacaaatatatacaaAGTAGAgcgtaacaccctaccacacagaattTTACGCCTAGGATgtaaatcaaaggtggtgagGTGCTacaacctctaaaacaaaaatacgtatatatatatattgtgtgtgtgtgtgtgtatgtgaagaatagtttaactaggagccttggaaGAAAGGATGATCAAAACAAGACTAAAAGCACGTCTCACTTGAAAGGGCGATTGGGTAGAAGGCTTACACAGAAAACCAATGAGACAAGTATATAAACAGAGTTTCAAAAGATAGATACATAAGCAAGCTCTGAACTCGACCTGTGAAGCAAAGGCCGACTAGAATagacatatatagatatatatacaactaaaaaataaactaaaaggtAAACATAActcctgtttctccaagtcaacctctaggagggacaaaatacaaaatacaaggtGAAAAATCtattacatatatataaatataaacaaaattatAACCATCGAGTCCCAAGATAGTTCTTCGCTTCCAAGAGTCTCCAGAAATGCTCAGTGCAGTGCttcacgacctgcatctgaaaagcaacaatatgtatggaatgagaaccggaggttctcagcatggtagtggtgcccacatacataatatataaggtcccagaAAAGCctgaggcaatcctagaactccgacactcagattaaaAACTTCAAGAATAAGCTAAACCAGGTTTTGTGTATTTAATCTACGTTTTTTAAGTCTTATAACTCAAATCCTAATTTAACCCTTCAAATCCTGCTTCCTCCAGCCCTCCAAAACACTGGTGGAACTGCCCTCGCACTCCTCCGCCAAACAAGGGGCTTCTCAGTTGCACAGACAAGCAATACAAGCAGAGAAAACACAAATATGATGCAGTTACAGCAGGTAAATCATATAGCAAGTAAGCATAGATATTCAAACAGGCAAACCATGTAATGCAAACTCAAACAAGACAAATAAATGCATATAATGTATGCctttcctactggccgtgagctcacgtgttggtTATACTTctagaacccgacacatccggcAGCTAACCCGAATATCGTCTCTCTGACATgcctccacactcttgggatatagtgtccaTCACACTCTCGGGATATAGTGCCTGCCACACTCATGAGATATAGTGCCCATCGTATTTCCTGGGATAAAGTGTTCCTGCACTCTTGAGATATAGTTCCTGCCAGGCTCTTGGaatatagtgcccgtcacactcatgggatatagtgtccgACACACTTCTCAAGGTAAAGTGCTcctacactcttgggatatagcgcccgccacgctcttgggatatagtgcccgacacactcatgggatatagtgcccaatACACTTTACAAATAGAAAGAAAGTAATGCAACaaaaatggaacaaaatatacAGTCACATTTTACAATCATAATCATAGTCCTCTTAATCATTTTCAATCATCACACCCTTCATCAACCCACACGTCACCATCACTGACCCAGAGCAaatggataacaccactgcatcttacccggagtcTTAACTcatacctggagcaagtggacaacatcactgcatcttacccggtcACATATCTCAATCATAATCAGTCATCATCATCTCAATATACCACAATCATTCTTATCATATCTCATTTTCAGCATTGTCGTAATTCTCAAATGTAAATCATCACTTCAACATCTTCCTTCACTACCAAGTTACTACCCTCTCGAGGTTCAACCCCCTCACCATGATTAAAGCTAAgttttggaatcttagagagtAAAAATAGAGTTTTAGAGGTTAGAAAATAGGTTAAAAATCACAAAAAGGCACTTTTCTCAAAACAGAGTGTCTCGCGTACGCGAGTACACTAAACAGAAATGAATGGCCACATGCGTATGCCTTATCTCACGTATGTGAGGGTGTAATTCGATATCTCGCATACACGACCATTGTCTGCATACGCGAGCACTCTAAACAGTAGCGAATCCCTGCGTACGCAACCATATGTCCGCGTATGCAAACCTAAAAACCCCCTCTCGCGTATGCATGCACACGCCCGCGTACGTGAGATGTCTGGACAGTGCCAAACGTTTGCATCGTGCGTGTGTGTCGCATACGCATGCCTCTTAGAAATGCTAAAAAGTTGTTTAAGTTATGAAAAGTATTTTTACACACCAAATTTCTAATGCGAATAAGTTTTTTTGTTAAATATCATTTTTAGTCCATTCTTTGAACGACGTAAACTTCACAGACCTAATTTTCATTCAAAATAAGTTTGAAAAAGATTGGTGGTCCAGAAGCTGAGTTTTGGCCCACTGAAGTTTGGTCAAAAATGAGTTTTTCTCAAAATTCACCAACCTCTAATTTTACCAAGTTTTCAACTCAATATGAATGCATTATTCCTTAAAACAACACCCATCATGTATAAAACAGGTGTATGCCATTCCATTACCTTCCTATTGCATTAATTGCTCAATTATATCAATTTCCTACTCCAAACAACCCAAGATCAAACAATATTGTTCATCATTAGGCATTATCATCATCAAAATTCAAACTCATCAAACAACAAAATCATCGTTCATCAATCCATTCTCAATATAATTCCACATTTACATCAAGATTACTAAGCATTAACATATTCAAACATTTCCAACCTATCCAATGGTCATTTAACCTATGTTTTcacgaaacattatatattatctacgagaaaccaaaaccataccttggccgattcctccctaatTTTGGAACGCCACAAATACACCGTTCCATAAATGTCCAAAGCTCCAAATGTACACCAAATAGAAAATTTAGCCATAAAGAATCAAACTCAAGCTTCCAATGTTCACTCCCAAGTCTCCAATTCCATCAATTTTCTTCCACAATACATAATTTAATCTAATTCTATACAAATATTACTAAATCAACATAGGATTTGCTATACCAATAATTTCATAAGCGTTAGAAAATTCTCACCTTACCAACGGACATTTGGGACACGACAAAAAATTCTGGTTAAAACGGCAGTTTTTTTTTGGGTATTTACGGTGGTTTTAAGCGCCATTATTACCAGGAACGGTTGTTTTAGAAAGCGTCGTAATTCAGGGCGACATTCTGGTTATTACAACGGTTTTCAGAAAACCGTCACAATTTCCTAAGTTAAAACGGCAgtttttggataggttaaaatggcggttcaaaccaccATTATTTCCAAATAAAACGGCATTTTTTGGTTagttaaaatggcggttcaaatcGCCGTTATTTCCAAGGTAAAAATggcatttttggttggttaaaacggcatttATGAATCGCCATTTTTACCTTGGTAGAGTggcatttttggttggttaaaatggcgttTGAAACCGCCAATTTTACCAGGTTAAAACGGCATTTTGAATTGCCATTTTTACCCTAACAGTggcatttttattatttaaaacggTATTTGAAATCGTCGTTTTTACGATGTTAAAATGACATTTCATATTGTTTAAAATGGCAGTTACAAGCCGCTGTTTTTACCGGTTAAAAGTAACATTTTTTATCTTTAGAAAAGAAGTTTTATCTGTCGTTTTTATCGTGttaaacataatatataattttttagtattgaaaataaaaaatagtaactCCAATACAAATAAAGTATCAAATATAACatgattttttaattctaaatatcTTCATTTAGATTGGCTCCAATTTCTAACAGTGTGTCACATACATCTCATACATAAAATGAGGTAACTAACATACTAATTATTATATATTCCCTAAACACACTAAGATAAACATTATTAAGCAACAACATTATTGCTCAAAATATTATTACGAAAAAAATATGCATAATTAAGATGACTAAAATACTGGATTAAATTAAACAAATTTGAGGATAGACTCCCATATCCTGTGGTTTCTGCGGTAGAGAAAGCAAATGCATCTACCCAAGTGCTCATACCATGATGTAAATGAAGAACCAAATGCTAATGGAGGCCACAATTTCTTCCCAGCCATATTTGCCAGTGCTTTTAAACAAGCATCGTTGCCTTCAGAAGGAGAGTATGGCTGCCACCAGAGAACCATAAGGAGAATAATGGAGAAAAGTAAGAACACATTACTAGGCAAAGACTAATACATATTCATAAGTCATAACAGTAAAAGTATGTAACTCTTATTATAACTAGATAATGCAATGacattaattataaataaatatgctTAAATGACATTGACctcatatttttttgttttattattatattagaaGATACAAAAATAGTATGTGCACACTAAAACTCAATcactatatatttgtatataaatatttaaaatgtatTATATATAGATGACTACTTTGGtgactaattttttatatacGTAGCATATATTACAGTCACATCTCTCGTTAGTAAACTATTTCAAATGTGTCATTTCTATCTAGCTAATCACCTATAAACAATAATGTTAAGTTATACAAAATTCAACAAAGAAGCTACTATCTGAATGTTAAGACTTTAAATGCATGTTAACTATGTGCCATGCAGTATCCATTCCCAAAGGCATAGAGACATTAATTCTATAATAATTTGCATACCTTCTTTTTGACAAGCCTCAATAATTCTTCACATTCCCCTGCTAACTGACTCAAAATTTATCAGACAAATCAATGGTTCACATTCACAAATTCATGACAAAACCTCAACAAAATCCACCTATTCTTAAATCTGTGACAGAATCTTATACAATGTAACAATACTATATAAACTCTACATATCAGCAGCAAGGAAAtagctatattttaatttgacTTTCTTAATTCAGTAGATGGAATTTAAACCTTTATTTGCCTGTGAAATAATTGAGATTGAGAAGCTTTATTTGTTTCACTTGCTTTTGTTCCTAAAATGTGTATTGATATTCGGTGTGCTCAATTTCTACCTTGTTGTGCTGTCATGAAAATATATTTTGCTTATTATAAGAGATGATCATTGGTTAACAAAAAAAGGGGATAATTATATTTGTACCTGTGAAAATTGTTGAACTAATATGTAATTTTTTAACTCTCACAGAGTGAACAAAATTCCAGTTTGCATCATTGGCTTCATCACTTACATTAACAAAAAtcagaattaaaaattattgtaAATCAGTGCAGAACTAACACCtttattattatgaaaaatatatCTATTATCTAGTCAATAGATGACTGTTATACTCTAAAAACACTAATTTTTAATTCCAATTATGCTCTTGTTTTATATCAAACAATACATTTATATTGATTAATGTTCCACTTTCAAGTGTTTCATCAAGAAAATGGAGAAAGGCGGAAGGCTCTAATAGATAACCGAGTACAATTAATGTATATAATTAAAGCTCAATTTGAAAGAACTACCTAAGTGAGCATTCAGGGCTTTGAAGCAGCAGAGTTTCcacttttattaacatatttttttctaatttcttcttgatcttttcttttTTAGGAAGCAAGTATCAAAGGTGGGAAGACTCTATCATATAGTAGTACATACATTAGATAATCTAgaacataataaaataaaataaagtagacAGGAAATTAGAGCAATACTGATGGAAATTTTAACTCAGCACGGTATGGGTGATGAAGCTACTATAAAGCAAACAAAGATAATAGTTTGCTTTATATATTTTCCAGTTTCCATTTTTTAGtttaagaaattaaaaaacaTATAGATCAAAACAGTGGAAGCTTAACTTTTTGTGGCCAATTAGAAGTAAACAACGAACGAAATAATATACATGTTCAAGGACTAAAAGCACAAAGATAAGACAACATATGgtacaaaataagctcaaaagcACAACATTAATGTTACAATTAATTTCATAATGCACTTTGAATTTCACTTTGATATGTGAAACCAACTATGGATATAGATTCACATTAGTGTTTCTTTTCCATTGAAAATTGAGAAAGCAAAAGAGTGCAATAATGACAGAATGAGAGAAAGAGAGATAGGTACCCAGAATAGAGAGACATTGCAAAGGAAGTTGAGAAAGAGCCTTACAAGCCTTGGTTCTAATTGGATGCTGAAAATGTGCATCCTTGCAAATGGAAATGGAAGAAGAATCCATGtcgttctatttttcattcattTCTTTATCTTTGAGCTTTTTTGCATCCTCAATGCTTTCACCACAGCTTCCACTACAGCAACAACCCAACCACTCAATGAACCTGCACAACAAAAcccaggaaaaaaaaaagaaaaaaaaagtataatcaGAGTATTATAgatacctaaaataaacaaaacttAATTGCACAAAATGAATGACAAATATACAAACAAGAGTAGAACCACAACCTAGTAGGGTCATCCCCATATTTCCAAATAACCACAAAGTCCCAGGCTTTGGCCTCAACAAAGGGCCTAAAACACTCTAAAACTGCAGAATCACTCATTGTTTCTTTCTTCCTATGAATATAATGCAGTCTTTGTCTcagttattattaatatatagtAAGCTGATACAAGTTTCAAGGTTTCACAATTTCACAAGCATATGGTGTGCACCACAATTTTCCAAACCAAATAATTGGGTGGGACAAGTGTATCATTCTATTCAGCACAAATATATCtctgatatgtatatatatagtgtGAATCCTGCACCTGCAAGAAAATCGGagcatagaaaaagaaaaaagcaagaagTTATTTTTGACTGACATGTCATGGCAAGTGGGTAAAAAGTTTCTAGAAGTTGCAGTGAGAGCAACCCACAACTGCACAAGCACAAGCACAAGCACATCTACTCTTAACCAATGAAATTATAAATCAAACCTTCAAGACATGTCTCAATTAACTTGATGAGTTTTTTTGAATATATTTTAAGATAGTAAGGATCTTCCAGCCCAtctactcttaaccaagtaaaaAAAAGACAAGGAAATAAATAAAGCGAATATATTATTCTCAAAATAAGGAAGCCTCAAAATTAAACCAGCTTGCATTATCCATTCATGTATATATGACAATTCACGAGCTTCTAAATTTCTCAAAGCAATAATAATGACTAATATATACAACTACATGCATCATGCCACAAAATTAATCCCTGACTCGCTGATGTGAGGCCTAAAGTGGGTtagaaatttttttcaaaatagaattggcgttgcaagtatagttcccaacccaACAATTGGCCAACAATCAAATTTAAATCAAAGGATAGTCACAATCAAAACAATTAtaaactgggagttttaagtcccgggtCGTGNNNNNNNNNNNNNNNNNNNNNNNNNNNNNNNNNNNNNNNNNNNNNNNNNNNNNNNNNNNNNNNNNNNNNNNNNNNNNNNNNNNAGAAATTTTGGGGGGGGGGGGTTTGGTTGCAAGagaagcaagaaatgtaaatagcaataaagtaaataagcatgcatgaaatttaatgaaagcaattaaaaccaaAGGCAAATAAAGCAAGGAAAGGAAAATTCaagtgcaagaaacctcttggcatagattgggagctaaggttacctatcatagccattgaccacaaacacatgatgattatgaagagttaatcctacttagtcaacactacatcgaggataagtcaaataggcataattgatttcaacccaaaagtcctagtcaactctattGATAGAAGACTTAGAGTCAatgaaaaccaaatcaattaactactctaatgtatcaaacaagaatggacatcaatgactcaaggagcACCAAAGTCGTCAATTCCAATCCAAGAGTgaggaaaaactaagtaaaaactaagccaagcattttatcaaatacttggtgtgcatgagaataaaataatattaaattacactaaaaataaaatctaactaccaaaagcaagaaaatgataATAACAATTAAGGGAAGCAACaattaacatgaaaacataaattttgcattaattaaaattaaaattaacaagagtatctataaacataaaaatgacaaaaatgagaaattaagaagaagaactaagagaactaagacaataaagcataaaaacataaatgaaactacactagaacaagaattaaaagttgaaattaaagagaaattaactaaacctgaaatagcttcagaaatgagttggattgggttttggagaCCCAAAATTCGCTcccagcgatttgcaattaatgagctcacgtgacacgggtcacgcgtacgtgtggtcaTCTGGCGTAAATCATCCTCATGTATATGCGtggatcatgcgtacgcatcgccaaGCTcccacttgtgcgtgcgcacgcatcGCTTGAGTGCACGAACGGATGCTGGAACtttcaaactccatttcttcatggttgcATGCTTTTTTCTCACTTCTTTAACCCATACTTgtcttggaaacctgaaatcacttagcacatacatcaaggcatcaaatgggattaaagtgaataaaatttagcaactAAAAGgcctaaagagcatgttttcactttcatgcacaatttaggaagaaatcttgAAATTGTGCTATTTTAATGGATAAGTGCAAGAAATATTGATGAAATCTatccaaatagagcaaataaatataaaaaatatggattcatcacatctccacacttaaacaatagcatgtcctcatgctatactcaagaaagaaacaaggggTATTATTTTTATTCAATGCAAGTAAACTACCTACATGTAATCTATCTAATGAATGCATTTCTTACTCAAAATGAattaatttccaagaatacatatatgaacataaaGGCTAAAGCAATCTAATTcaagtcaaatccacaattgaattgagtcctaaaaaagaatttataaacttgcaagataagaattaagtataggtgaaaacatgtaattgagcaatcaaaccctcaccggatgtgtatcctctctaatcactcaagtgtatagggtcaattcactcatttctcttctaatcatgctttctaagatttgtctttcgtctaacaatcaacacttattcaatgtatgcatacaaatatcatgagggcttttccatagattgtaatggggctagggtctaGGTAAGGTTATATGTGGTCGAGTGAGTTTCAAATTTGGATCTTTGACTAACTTAAACTCTCACTTAACCTACATAACAACCTATATAACTTaaagcaaacctaactacccattcctcacttttcttACACACTCATACATTTTCTTTttaatcacaactcatatgcattgttattgttactttactttggggcattttgtcccctttttattgctttcttctcccttttttttcaaactaacatATATACAAGAGTGTCAATGGATATGGTttaagtatttgatgcatgagcatgtacccaattcccaagattttcaacaaaaatacaaaaaatccaCTTATACCTTAACCAAAGTTTccaaacttccccacacttagatgataTACACTTTCACTAGCCTAGCTAATCAAAGTTCCAAATataggacatttattatttttcactttaaggctagtaatgtgctaactttaagaacaaaaggggattgaaatag includes:
- the LOC107610024 gene encoding probable lysophospholipase BODYGUARD 4; amino-acid sequence: MDSSSISICKDAHFQHPIRTKACKALSQLPLQCLSILAGECEELLRLVKKKPYSPSEGNDACLKALANMAGKKLWPPLAFGSSFTSWYEHLGRCICFLYRRNHRIWESILKFV